The genomic window GAAATAATAGGGAACCGGCTTGTACACCTCCTGCTTAGGATCCGTCTTGGGGATAAAAAACTTTCGTGCTTGAAATGCTTGTGGCATAGTTTGATAATTAAAGATTAATAATAGAAAATTAATTGCTTGCTGATCAATGTTACAAAGATAGGTTCCGCCGTAAGGGGCGGTGATGCCGATTGATGCCCGGGGTAGGGAATAACGATTAATTAACATGGGACGCAGTGATAACCGCCGGTTTCTTACGCTGCCTATCGTAAGCCCCTTTGAATAGGCATTATAAGAAGCCTTGGATGGGCATTGTAAAGATCTTAGAATACCCATCCAAGTTGACAGTTGACTAGTGACAGTAGGCTGTTTTTATTTACCTCTGTGCGCAACTGTCAACTAATTTACGGTTCTCCTAGGTAGTGGATGATTAATCTGATCTGTCGGGGCGTGAATATACGTTGCTCGGGGCGGTAGCCCGTCTCCAGCAGCTTGTCGTGCAATTCCGTGCATCGAATGATCCAACGACGTAAGCGGTTGCAAGCTTGATGGGAGGCCAGCTCCGGGAAATAGGATGCCGCTAGTGCGGACTTTCTTAATGGCAAGAACATTTGATTTATGATTTATAGATTTGGGAGAATGAAACTTTCAAACTTTCAAACATTCGTCCCCCCCTCACACACACACGCCCGTGGGGTACGTTATATAGGGGTGTGAGGGAGGCCGGGATTACTTATGGGTGACACGGCCGCCGAAGCTGTACTCGCCCCGGCCGTTCTTCTCCAGCGTGCCTCGTTCCTGCATTCGCTTGAGACAGGTATCTAGGGTGGCGGTGGGGATGTTGTTCCTCTCTGCTTCCTCCAAGGCCTGTTGTCGGTTGAAAGAGAGTGGAAGGGCCGCGAAGAGAGCCTCTTGGGGCGTGGGCGTGCGAGAGCGTGGCACCTCGTCAGACGGAAGCAGGGAGAGTATGCCCGCCGAATGACGGTAGAGCGGCTCCACGAGCGAGAGGACAGCCTTAAAATCGTCATCGTTGATACGTAACTCTAGGGAAGGAACGATACCGTCCCGTACGTTCTCCTCCGGGATCTCGGGGGCAGGCGAGAGACCGGGACAATTGAGAATTGAAAATTGAGAATCGAGAATGGCTTGTGGGATGAAGAGACTCTCCACCGATCGCAGGAAGGCCACCACGGAAGCGATCCGGCAGATATTGATGGCGATACGGGCCACGGAGCTTCGCATCGGATAACCGTAGGAAAGACCGGCGTGCCCGAATATGCGTGCGAAGCAGCTGTTGAATCGCTCCTTTTGC from Parabacteroides distasonis ATCC 8503 includes these protein-coding regions:
- a CDS encoding DUF4248 domain-containing protein; amino-acid sequence: MFLPLRKSALAASYFPELASHQACNRLRRWIIRCTELHDKLLETGYRPEQRIFTPRQIRLIIHYLGEP